The following proteins are co-located in the Vibrio astriarenae genome:
- a CDS encoding RNA-binding S4 domain-containing protein, whose product MEEEFQEEIEIEAIGVEVSSQPIELYKVLKLANVVDGGGQAKHYIAEGYVAVNGELEIRKRRKMYDGDFLEFNQEYYVVVCDQPPVEEVEQPKAVEPEPKQTKKKKNKSSSQKSKSKSSASSQKKPEPQDKPKKSNNGGRGEINFF is encoded by the coding sequence GTGGAAGAAGAGTTTCAAGAAGAGATCGAAATCGAAGCGATTGGTGTCGAAGTTTCGTCTCAGCCTATCGAGCTGTATAAGGTATTAAAGCTTGCCAATGTCGTTGATGGTGGTGGTCAAGCTAAACACTATATAGCTGAAGGCTATGTCGCGGTAAATGGAGAGCTTGAAATCCGCAAACGCAGAAAAATGTATGACGGTGACTTTCTTGAGTTTAACCAAGAGTACTACGTCGTAGTTTGTGACCAACCACCCGTTGAAGAGGTTGAACAACCAAAAGCGGTTGAACCTGAGCCAAAACAAACCAAAAAGAAGAAAAACAAATCTTCTTCTCAAAAGAGCAAATCAAAATCTTCTGCAAGCTCGCAAAAGAAACCTGAGCCGCAAGACAAACCGAAGAAATCTAACAATGGCGGAAGAGGCGAAATCAACTTCTTCTAA